A genomic window from Calonectris borealis chromosome 26, bCalBor7.hap1.2, whole genome shotgun sequence includes:
- the NGF gene encoding beta-nerve growth factor: MSMLYYTLIIAFLIGTQAAPKSEDNAPLEYPAEHSLLNIHRSNRHHVPKAAPQTSHGHSTWTIGRREAINITMDPKFFKKRRFRSPRVLFSTQPPPVSGQGQNMGFLSSAGSLNRTARTKRTAHPVLHRGEFSVCDSVSMWVGDKTTATDIKGKEVTVLGEVNINNNIFKQYFFETKCRDPKPVSSGCRGIDAKHWNSYCTTTHTFVKALTMEGKQAAWRFIRIDTACVCVLSRKSGRP; encoded by the coding sequence ATGTCCATGCTGTACTACACTCTGATTATAGCTTTTTTGATCGGCACACAGGCAGCTCCAAAGTCAGAGGACAATGCTCCACTGGAGTATCCTGCAGAACACTCCCTGCTCAATATCCACCGGAGTAACAGACACCACGTTCCCAAGGCAGCTCCACAGACATCCCACGGTCACTCTACTTGGACGATAGGTAGACGAGAAGCTATAAATATCACCATGGACCCAAAATTTTTTAAGAAGAGGCGTTTCCGGTCTCCTCGGGTGCTGTTcagcacacagccccccccagtgTCAGGGCAAGGACAGAATATGGGATTTCTCAGCAGTGCAGGTTCTCTCAACAGGACTGCCAGGACCAAGAGGACCGCGCATCCCGTATTACACCGGGGAGAGTTCTCAGTGTGTGACAGTGTCAGCATGTGGGTTggggacaaaaccacagccacTGACATTAAAGGCAAAGAGGTGACAGTGTTGGGAGAGGTCAACATTAACAACAACATCTTTAAGCAGTACTTTTTTGAGACCAAGTGCAGGGACCCTAAACCAGTCTCTAGTGGGTGCCGAGGGATTGATGCAAAGCACTGGAACTCTTACTGCACCACAACACACACCTTTGTCAAAGCGCTGACAATGGAGGGCAAGCAAGCAGCCTGGCGATTTATTCGAATTGACacagcctgtgtgtgtgtgctcagcAGGAAGTCAGGGAGACCCTGA